One region of Streptomyces sp. NBC_00442 genomic DNA includes:
- a CDS encoding deoxyguanosinetriphosphate triphosphohydrolase, with product MEFYAEADTERWAAEPDKRPGRTAFQRDRARVLHSGALRRLSGKTQVVTPGSRSQVWDASPRTRLTHSLECAQVGRELGAALGCDPDLVEAACLAHDMGHPPFGHNGEQALNEFAKDIGGFEGNAQSLRLLTRLEPKRFVRSSVTGEPVSVGLNLTRAALDAATKYPWARGGHPSDPASVKFGVYEDDLPVFAWVRQGAEPYRKCFEAQVMDWSDDVAYSVHDFEDGLHAGHIDPRALLSATERDQVWRVAVGRYVPDDTDPQELADALDRLMEQEWWPHGYDGSAVSQARLKDATSQLIGRFCLAAESATRAEHGTGHLTRYGAELVVPRAARNECAVLKAVADRYVMQRDEQERLRADQRVVLAELAEALTVRAPSEGLDPQFRALYDEADDDRDRKRVIVDQIGSLTDAAARSLHSRLTVHHR from the coding sequence ATGGAGTTCTACGCCGAGGCCGACACCGAGCGCTGGGCCGCCGAGCCCGACAAGCGGCCCGGCCGCACCGCCTTCCAGCGCGATCGTGCGCGCGTGCTGCACTCGGGGGCGCTGCGCCGCCTGTCCGGCAAGACGCAGGTCGTCACGCCGGGCTCGCGCAGTCAGGTCTGGGACGCGAGTCCGCGCACCCGGCTCACGCACTCCCTCGAATGCGCCCAGGTGGGCCGCGAGCTCGGCGCCGCGCTCGGCTGCGATCCCGACCTCGTCGAAGCCGCCTGCCTCGCCCACGACATGGGGCACCCGCCGTTCGGTCACAACGGCGAGCAGGCGCTCAACGAATTCGCCAAGGACATCGGCGGCTTCGAGGGCAACGCCCAGTCGCTGCGCCTGCTCACCCGGCTCGAACCGAAGCGCTTCGTGCGCTCGTCGGTGACCGGCGAGCCCGTCAGCGTCGGCCTCAACCTGACCCGCGCCGCCCTGGACGCGGCGACCAAGTACCCCTGGGCGCGGGGCGGCCACCCGAGCGACCCGGCCTCCGTGAAGTTCGGGGTCTACGAGGACGACCTGCCGGTCTTCGCCTGGGTCAGACAGGGCGCCGAGCCCTACCGCAAGTGCTTCGAGGCCCAGGTCATGGACTGGTCCGACGACGTGGCGTACTCGGTCCACGACTTCGAGGACGGCCTGCACGCCGGGCACATCGACCCCCGGGCGCTGCTGTCCGCGACCGAGCGGGACCAGGTGTGGCGCGTCGCCGTCGGACGGTACGTGCCCGACGACACCGACCCGCAGGAGCTGGCCGACGCCCTGGACCGGCTCATGGAGCAGGAGTGGTGGCCGCACGGATACGACGGCTCCGCGGTCTCCCAGGCCCGCCTCAAGGACGCCACGAGCCAGCTCATCGGCCGGTTCTGTCTGGCCGCCGAGAGCGCCACCCGCGCCGAGCACGGCACGGGACACCTCACGCGGTACGGGGCCGAGCTGGTCGTCCCGCGCGCGGCCCGCAACGAATGCGCCGTACTGAAAGCGGTGGCCGACCGCTACGTCATGCAGCGCGACGAGCAGGAGCGGCTCCGCGCCGACCAGCGCGTCGTGCTGGCCGAGCTCGCCGAAGCGCTGACCGTACGGGCCCCTTCCGAGGGGCTCGACCCGCAGTTCCGCGCGCTGTACGACGAGGCGGACGACGACCGCGACAGGAAGCGCGTGATCGTCGACCAGATCGGCTCGCTCACCGACGCCGCGGCGCGCTCGCTCCACTCCAGACTCACCGTGCACCACCGGTAA
- a CDS encoding NAD(P)/FAD-dependent oxidoreductase: MVDADRTFVIVGGGLAGAKAAETLRSDGFSGRVILIGDERDHPYERPPLSKGFLTGKEERDSVFVHEAAWYAQRDIELHLGQPVTAIDRDAKTVRLGDGALIQYDRLLLATGAEPRRLDIPGTDLAGVHHLRRLAHSERLRHVLKALGRDNGHLVISGAGWIGLEVAAAARGYGAEVTVVEPAATPLHNVLGPELGQLFTDLHAEHGVRFHFGARLTEIVGQDGMVLAARTDDGEEHPAHDVLAAIGAAPRTSLAETAGLAMVDRAHGGGIAVDASLRTSDPDIFAAGDVAAVHHPLFDTRLRVEHWANALNGGPAAARAMLDQEVSYDRVPYFFSDQYDVGLEYSGWAPPGTYDQVVIRGDTGKREFIAFWLKDRRVLAGMNVNVWDVTEPIQALIRGGAEVDTEALADPSVALGSLAP, from the coding sequence GTGGTCGACGCAGATCGGACATTCGTCATCGTGGGAGGCGGTCTCGCCGGGGCGAAAGCCGCCGAGACCCTCCGCAGCGACGGTTTCAGCGGGCGGGTGATCCTCATCGGCGACGAACGCGACCACCCCTACGAACGGCCGCCCCTGTCCAAGGGGTTCCTGACCGGCAAGGAGGAACGCGACAGCGTCTTCGTGCACGAGGCCGCCTGGTACGCACAGCGTGACATCGAGCTCCACCTGGGCCAGCCCGTCACCGCCATCGACCGGGACGCCAAGACGGTCCGGCTCGGTGACGGCGCGCTCATCCAGTACGACCGGCTGCTGCTGGCCACCGGCGCCGAGCCGCGCCGCCTGGACATCCCCGGCACCGACCTGGCGGGCGTCCACCACCTGCGGCGCCTGGCCCACTCCGAGCGGCTGCGGCACGTCCTGAAGGCGCTCGGCCGCGACAACGGCCACCTCGTGATCTCGGGCGCCGGCTGGATCGGCCTGGAGGTCGCGGCCGCCGCACGGGGCTACGGCGCGGAGGTCACCGTCGTCGAGCCGGCGGCCACCCCGCTCCACAACGTGCTCGGCCCGGAACTGGGCCAGCTCTTCACCGACCTGCACGCCGAGCACGGCGTCCGGTTCCACTTCGGCGCCCGCCTCACCGAGATCGTCGGCCAGGACGGCATGGTCCTCGCCGCCCGCACCGACGACGGCGAGGAGCACCCCGCGCACGACGTGCTGGCCGCGATCGGCGCCGCCCCGCGCACCTCGCTCGCCGAGACGGCCGGGCTCGCCATGGTCGACCGGGCGCACGGCGGCGGCATCGCCGTGGACGCCTCGCTGCGCACGTCCGACCCCGACATCTTCGCGGCCGGTGACGTGGCGGCCGTCCACCACCCGCTGTTCGACACCCGGCTGCGCGTCGAACACTGGGCCAACGCCCTCAACGGCGGCCCGGCCGCCGCTCGGGCGATGCTCGACCAGGAGGTGTCGTACGACCGCGTCCCCTACTTCTTCTCCGACCAGTACGACGTCGGCCTCGAATACTCGGGCTGGGCGCCGCCCGGCACCTACGACCAGGTCGTGATCCGGGGCGACACGGGCAAGCGCGAGTTCATCGCGTTCTGGCTCAAGGACCGCCGGGTGCTCGCCGGAATGAACGTCAACGTGTGGGATGTCACAGAGCCCATCCAGGCCCTGATCCGGGGCGGCGCCGAGGTGGACACCGAGGCGCTCGCCGATCCGTCGGTCGCACTCGGCTCCCTCGCACCCTGA
- the dnaG gene encoding DNA primase, producing MAGRINDDDVKAVRDAVPIDAVVSEYLQLRNAGGGNLKGLCPFHDEKSPSFQVSPSKGLFHCFGCQEGGDTIAFVRKIDHLSFSEAVERLAATAGITLRYEEGGYNPSHQRGERIRLVEAHKAAAQFYSEQLGSPEAEIGRAFLAERGFDQAAAAHFGVGYSPAGWDHLTRFLRGKGFSDKELLTSGLAQESRRNPIDRFRGRLMWPIRDVSGEVVGFGARKLRDDDNGPKYLNTPETPIYKKSQVLYGIDLAKKDIAKSSRAVVVEGYTDVMACHLAGVTTAIATCGTAFGGDHIKILRRLLMDNGSARVIFTFDGDAAGQKAALRAFEDDQKFAAETYIAIAPDNMDPCDLRLAKGDEAVAELVQPRTPLFEFAIRQIVARYDLETPAGRAAALDEAAPIVARIKNVASQHEVAVQLAGILGILDTQFVVKRVAQLARWARDRGGKGPAPAPGRRPPYEGAAPGPSFASGPALNLRSPAHRTERELLKLALQHPHLVSPAFDAYGVDEFTAPPYAAVRQCIQEAGGATDAPSDYLPAVMDRAPNDVVRALVTELAVEAVHARTVDEAYAGEQLVAVRRRAVDRRLLDIQGSLARLGQHGDPAQLAAVQNELWVLQQYGQALRNKGAAAL from the coding sequence GTGGCAGGCAGGATCAACGATGACGACGTGAAGGCGGTACGGGACGCGGTCCCGATCGACGCCGTCGTGTCCGAGTACCTGCAGCTGCGCAACGCGGGCGGCGGCAACCTCAAGGGCCTGTGCCCCTTTCACGACGAGAAGTCGCCGTCCTTCCAGGTCAGCCCGAGCAAGGGTCTCTTCCACTGCTTCGGCTGCCAGGAGGGCGGCGACACGATCGCCTTCGTGCGGAAGATCGACCACCTGTCGTTCTCCGAGGCGGTCGAGCGGCTCGCCGCCACCGCGGGCATCACCCTGCGCTACGAAGAGGGCGGCTACAACCCCTCCCACCAGCGCGGCGAACGCATCCGCCTGGTCGAGGCCCACAAGGCGGCCGCCCAGTTCTACAGCGAGCAGCTCGGCAGTCCCGAGGCGGAGATCGGCCGTGCGTTCCTCGCGGAGCGCGGCTTCGACCAGGCGGCGGCCGCCCACTTCGGCGTGGGCTACAGCCCGGCCGGCTGGGACCATCTGACGCGCTTCCTGCGCGGCAAGGGCTTCTCCGACAAGGAACTGCTGACCTCGGGCCTCGCCCAGGAGAGCCGCCGCAACCCCATCGACCGTTTCCGCGGCCGGCTGATGTGGCCGATCCGCGACGTGTCGGGCGAGGTCGTCGGCTTCGGCGCGCGCAAGCTGCGCGACGACGACAACGGCCCGAAGTACCTCAACACCCCCGAGACGCCGATCTACAAGAAGTCGCAGGTCCTGTACGGCATCGACCTGGCGAAGAAGGACATCGCCAAGTCCAGCCGCGCCGTGGTCGTCGAGGGCTACACCGACGTCATGGCGTGCCATCTGGCCGGCGTCACCACGGCGATCGCGACCTGTGGCACGGCCTTCGGCGGCGACCACATCAAGATCCTTCGCCGCCTCCTGATGGACAACGGCTCGGCCCGTGTCATCTTCACCTTCGACGGCGACGCGGCCGGCCAGAAGGCCGCCCTGCGAGCCTTCGAGGACGATCAGAAGTTCGCCGCCGAGACGTACATCGCGATCGCGCCGGACAACATGGACCCGTGCGACCTGCGCCTGGCCAAGGGCGACGAGGCCGTCGCCGAGCTGGTCCAGCCCCGCACCCCGCTCTTCGAGTTCGCGATCCGTCAGATCGTCGCGCGCTACGACCTGGAGACCCCGGCCGGCCGGGCCGCCGCCCTCGACGAGGCGGCGCCCATCGTCGCCCGCATCAAGAACGTGGCGTCCCAGCACGAGGTGGCCGTCCAACTCGCGGGCATCCTCGGCATCCTGGACACCCAGTTCGTCGTCAAGCGCGTCGCTCAGCTCGCCCGCTGGGCCCGCGACCGCGGCGGCAAGGGCCCCGCGCCCGCCCCCGGCCGCCGCCCGCCGTACGAGGGTGCGGCCCCCGGCCCGTCCTTCGCCTCCGGGCCCGCCCTGAACCTGCGCAGCCCCGCCCACCGCACCGAACGCGAGCTCCTCAAGCTGGCGTTGCAGCACCCGCACCTGGTGTCCCCGGCGTTCGACGCGTACGGCGTGGACGAGTTCACCGCCCCGCCCTACGCCGCGGTCCGCCAGTGCATCCAGGAAGCGGGCGGCGCCACCGACGCCCCCTCCGACTACCTGCCTGCCGTCATGGACCGCGCGCCCAACGACGTGGTGCGCGCCCTGGTCACCGAGCTGGCCGTGGAGGCCGTCCACGCCCGCACCGTCGACGAGGCGTACGCGGGCGAGCAGTTGGTCGCGGTGCGCCGCCGCGCCGTGGACCGCCGCCTCCTGGACATCCAGGGCTCCCTCGCACGCCTCGGCCAGCACGGCGACCCGGCCCAACTGGCCGCCGTCCAGAACGAGTTGTGGGTCCTCCAGCAGTACGGCCAGGCCCTGCGCAACAAGGGCGCGGCCGCGCTCTAG
- a CDS encoding RNA polymerase sigma factor — MQTRTLTDHDVVTAAAPPQPRAVHRPEAVPSGPDAGPASGPPEEEAPEPPRPRPSRADTGGPSSDLFRQYLREIGRIPLLTAVEEVELSRRVEAGLFAEEKLNTTPDLDSQLALDLDKLVVMGRMAKRRLIEANLRLVVSVAKRYVGRGLTMLDLVQEGNLGLIRAVEKFDYARGYKFSTYATWWIRQAMSRALADQARTIRVPVHVVELINRVVRVQRRMLQERGYEPTPEEVAAHLDLTPERVGEVLRLAQEPVSLHAPVGEEDDVALGDLIEDGDAASPVESAAFLLLRQHLEAVLSTLGERERKVVQLRYGLADGRPRTLEEIGRIFGVTRERIRQIESKTLNKLRDHAFADQLRGYLD; from the coding sequence GTGCAGACCCGGACCCTGACCGACCACGACGTCGTCACGGCGGCCGCACCGCCCCAGCCGCGGGCCGTGCACCGCCCCGAGGCGGTGCCGTCCGGGCCGGACGCGGGGCCCGCGTCCGGCCCCCCCGAGGAAGAGGCCCCCGAACCCCCCCGCCCGCGGCCGAGCCGCGCGGACACCGGGGGCCCCTCCTCCGACCTGTTCCGCCAGTACCTGCGCGAGATCGGACGCATCCCGCTGCTCACCGCCGTCGAGGAGGTCGAACTCTCCCGGCGCGTCGAGGCCGGCCTGTTCGCCGAGGAGAAGCTGAACACCACCCCCGACCTGGACTCCCAACTCGCGCTAGATCTCGACAAGTTGGTCGTCATGGGTCGGATGGCGAAGCGCCGGCTCATCGAGGCGAACCTGCGGCTCGTGGTGTCCGTGGCCAAGCGGTACGTGGGGCGCGGCCTGACGATGCTCGACCTCGTCCAGGAAGGAAACCTCGGACTGATCAGGGCGGTCGAGAAGTTCGACTACGCGCGCGGCTACAAGTTCTCCACGTACGCGACCTGGTGGATCCGCCAGGCCATGTCCCGGGCGCTCGCCGACCAGGCCCGCACCATCCGCGTCCCCGTCCACGTCGTCGAACTCATCAACCGCGTGGTGCGCGTCCAGCGCCGGATGCTCCAGGAGCGCGGCTACGAGCCGACGCCCGAGGAGGTCGCCGCCCACCTCGACCTGACGCCCGAGCGGGTCGGCGAGGTGCTGCGCCTGGCGCAGGAGCCGGTCTCGCTGCACGCGCCGGTGGGGGAGGAGGACGATGTCGCGCTCGGCGACCTCATCGAGGACGGGGACGCCGCGTCGCCCGTCGAGTCCGCCGCGTTCCTGCTGCTGCGCCAGCATCTGGAAGCCGTGCTCTCCACGCTGGGCGAGCGCGAACGCAAGGTGGTGCAGCTGCGGTACGGGCTCGCGGACGGGCGGCCGCGCACGCTTGAGGAGATAGGCCGGATCTTCGGGGTGACCCGCGAGCGGATCCGCCAGATCGAGTCGAAGACGCTGAACAAGCTCCGCGACCACGCGTTCGCGGATCAGCTGCGCGGCTATCTGGACTGA
- a CDS encoding ABC transporter ATP-binding protein: protein MSGAGGRMMMGGGPDQRSMNFKDSGKRLVKRLAPEKATLSVMLVAVVCSVGLSVVGPKILGRATDLVFAGVVGRRIPEGVSKAQALADLRHKGQGGLADMLSGVDFTPGHGIDFGGVGGVLLAALAVYVGAGLLMLVATRLSNRAINKTVFRMREDIQTKMSRLPLSYFDKAKRGEVLSRATNDMDNISQTMQQTMGQLINSLLTIVGVLVMMFWISPLLALVALITVPLSIVVATKVGKRSQPQFVQQWKSTGKLNAHIEEMYTGHALVKVFGRQQESADAFAEQNDALYEASFKAQFNSGVMQPLMMFVSNLNYVLVAVVGGLRVATGSLSIGDVQAFIQYSRQFSMPLTQVASMANLVQSGVASAERIFELLDAEEQEPDTATPERPEVLRGAVALEHVSFRYEQDKPLIEDLSLTVEPGHTVAIVGPTGAGKTTLVNLLMRFYEVTGGRITLDGVDAARMTREELRAGIGMVLQDTWLFGGSIADNIAYGAPKDVTREEIEEAAKAAHADRFIRTLPEGYDTVIDDEGTGVSAGEKQLITIARAFLSDPVILVLDEATSSVDTRTEVLIQKAMARLAHGRTSFVIAHRLSTIRDADVILVMENGSIVEQGTHDELLAADGAYARLYAAQFAQAVAEVD from the coding sequence ATGAGCGGGGCCGGTGGACGCATGATGATGGGCGGCGGCCCGGATCAGCGGTCGATGAACTTCAAGGACTCCGGAAAACGGCTGGTCAAACGGCTCGCTCCGGAGAAGGCCACGCTGAGCGTGATGCTCGTCGCGGTGGTGTGCAGCGTCGGCCTCTCGGTGGTCGGCCCCAAGATTCTCGGCAGGGCGACCGACCTGGTCTTCGCCGGGGTCGTCGGACGCCGGATCCCCGAGGGCGTCAGCAAGGCCCAGGCCCTGGCCGACCTGCGGCACAAGGGTCAGGGCGGCCTCGCCGACATGCTGTCCGGGGTGGACTTCACCCCGGGCCACGGCATCGACTTCGGCGGGGTGGGCGGCGTGCTGCTCGCCGCGCTCGCGGTGTACGTGGGCGCGGGCCTGCTCATGCTGGTGGCGACGCGGCTCTCCAACCGCGCCATCAACAAGACGGTGTTCCGGATGCGCGAGGACATCCAGACCAAGATGTCGCGGCTGCCCCTGTCCTACTTCGACAAGGCCAAGCGCGGCGAGGTGCTCAGCCGCGCCACCAACGACATGGACAACATCTCGCAGACGATGCAGCAGACGATGGGCCAGCTCATCAACTCGCTGCTCACCATCGTCGGCGTCCTCGTGATGATGTTCTGGATCTCGCCGCTGCTCGCGCTCGTGGCGCTGATCACGGTGCCGCTGTCGATCGTCGTGGCGACGAAGGTGGGCAAGCGCTCGCAGCCCCAGTTCGTCCAGCAGTGGAAGTCCACGGGCAAACTGAACGCGCACATCGAGGAGATGTACACCGGGCACGCCCTGGTGAAGGTGTTCGGACGCCAGCAGGAGTCGGCGGACGCGTTCGCCGAGCAGAACGACGCGCTGTACGAAGCTTCGTTCAAGGCGCAGTTCAACAGCGGCGTCATGCAGCCGCTGATGATGTTCGTGTCCAACCTGAACTACGTCCTGGTCGCCGTCGTCGGCGGGCTGCGGGTCGCGACGGGCTCGCTGTCCATCGGTGACGTGCAGGCGTTCATCCAGTACTCGCGGCAGTTCTCGATGCCGCTGACCCAGGTCGCCTCGATGGCGAACCTGGTGCAGTCCGGAGTCGCGTCCGCCGAGCGGATCTTCGAGCTGCTCGACGCGGAGGAGCAGGAGCCGGACACCGCGACGCCCGAGCGTCCCGAGGTACTGCGCGGCGCGGTCGCGCTGGAGCACGTGTCGTTCCGCTACGAGCAGGACAAGCCGCTCATCGAGGACCTCTCGCTGACGGTGGAGCCCGGCCACACGGTTGCGATCGTCGGCCCGACGGGCGCCGGCAAGACGACGCTGGTCAATCTGCTCATGCGGTTCTACGAGGTCACCGGCGGCCGGATCACCCTGGACGGGGTGGACGCGGCGCGGATGACCCGCGAGGAACTGCGCGCCGGCATCGGCATGGTGCTCCAGGACACCTGGCTGTTCGGCGGCTCCATCGCGGACAACATCGCGTACGGCGCGCCCAAGGACGTCACGCGCGAGGAGATCGAGGAGGCGGCGAAGGCGGCCCACGCGGACCGCTTCATCCGGACGCTCCCCGAGGGCTACGACACCGTCATCGACGACGAGGGCACGGGCGTCAGCGCGGGCGAGAAGCAGCTCATCACCATCGCGCGGGCGTTCCTGTCCGACCCGGTGATCCTGGTCCTCGACGAGGCGACGAGCTCGGTCGACACCCGCACCGAGGTGCTGATCCAGAAGGCGATGGCGCGGCTCGCCCACGGGCGTACGTCGTTCGTCATCGCGCACCGGCTCTCCACGATCCGGGACGCGGACGTCATCCTGGTGATGGAGAACGGCTCGATCGTCGAACAGGGCACGCACGACGAGCTGTTGGCGGCGGACGGGGCGTACGCGCGCCTGTACGCGGCCCAGTTCGCGCAAGCGGTGGCCGAGGTCGACTGA
- a CDS encoding ABC transporter ATP-binding protein, which produces MLIRLLRTHLGPYKKPIAVLVLLQLLQTSASLYLPTLNANIIDEGVVNGDTGYILGHGGIMIAISLVQVFCNIGAIFFGARTAAALGRDVRAAVFARVQSFSAREVGHFGAPSLITRTTNDVQQVQMLVLMSFTLMVSAPIMCVGGIIMALGQDVPLSGVLLAVVPVLGIAVSLIVRRMRPLFRTMQTRLDTVNRVLREQITGNRVIRAFVRDEYEQERFRGANTELTAVSLATGRLMALMFPTVMTVVNVSSVAVVWFGAHRIDSGHMEIGQLTAFLAYLMQIVMAVMMATFMFMMVPRAEVCAERIEEVLATDTSVVPPKAPVLELRRHGHLEVRGADFKYPGAEASVLRGVELVARPGEITAIIGSTGSGKSTLLSLVPRLIDATDGQVLVDGEDVRTLDPVLLAKTVSLVPQKPYLFSGTVATNLRYGNPDATDDELWHALDVAQAKEFVTKLEGGLDAPIAQGGTNVSGGQRQRIAIARTLVQRPEIYLFDDSFSALDYATDAALRSALARETADATVVIVAQRVSTIREADRIVVLDEGRVVGTGRHHELMADNETYREIVLSQLTEAEAA; this is translated from the coding sequence GTGCTCATACGACTCCTGCGGACCCATCTAGGGCCGTACAAAAAACCGATTGCGGTCCTGGTGCTGCTGCAGCTGCTGCAGACCAGCGCCTCCCTTTACCTGCCCACCCTGAACGCGAACATCATCGACGAGGGCGTCGTGAACGGGGACACGGGTTACATCCTCGGACACGGCGGCATCATGATCGCCATCAGCCTCGTCCAGGTGTTCTGCAACATCGGCGCCATCTTCTTCGGCGCCAGGACCGCGGCGGCCCTCGGACGGGACGTCCGGGCCGCCGTCTTCGCGCGGGTGCAGTCCTTCTCCGCCCGCGAGGTCGGGCACTTCGGGGCGCCGTCCCTGATCACCCGTACCACCAATGACGTCCAGCAGGTCCAGATGCTGGTCCTGATGTCGTTCACCCTCATGGTGTCCGCGCCGATCATGTGCGTCGGCGGCATCATCATGGCGCTCGGCCAGGACGTCCCGCTCTCCGGCGTGCTGCTCGCCGTCGTCCCCGTCCTCGGCATCGCGGTCTCGCTGATCGTGCGCAGGATGCGGCCGCTGTTCCGCACCATGCAGACCCGTCTGGACACGGTGAACCGGGTGCTGCGCGAGCAGATCACCGGCAACCGCGTCATCCGGGCCTTCGTACGGGACGAGTACGAGCAGGAGCGCTTCAGGGGCGCCAACACCGAACTCACCGCCGTCTCGCTCGCCACCGGCCGCCTGATGGCATTGATGTTCCCGACCGTGATGACCGTCGTGAACGTCTCGTCGGTCGCCGTCGTGTGGTTCGGTGCCCACCGCATCGACAGCGGCCACATGGAGATCGGCCAGCTCACCGCGTTCCTGGCGTACCTCATGCAGATCGTGATGGCCGTCATGATGGCCACCTTCATGTTCATGATGGTGCCGCGCGCCGAGGTCTGCGCCGAGCGCATCGAGGAGGTCCTCGCGACCGACACCAGTGTGGTGCCGCCCAAGGCCCCCGTCCTCGAACTGCGCCGGCACGGCCATCTGGAGGTGCGGGGCGCCGACTTCAAGTACCCCGGCGCCGAGGCGTCGGTGCTGCGCGGCGTGGAGCTCGTGGCCCGGCCCGGCGAGATCACCGCCATCATCGGCTCGACGGGCAGCGGCAAGTCGACGCTGCTCAGCCTGGTGCCCCGGCTGATCGACGCCACCGACGGGCAGGTCCTGGTCGACGGCGAGGACGTGCGCACCCTCGACCCGGTCCTGCTCGCCAAGACCGTCTCGCTCGTACCGCAGAAGCCGTACCTGTTCTCGGGCACGGTCGCCACGAACCTGCGCTACGGCAACCCCGACGCGACCGACGACGAGCTGTGGCACGCCCTGGACGTGGCGCAGGCCAAGGAGTTCGTCACCAAGCTGGAGGGCGGCCTCGACGCGCCGATCGCCCAGGGCGGCACGAACGTGTCGGGCGGCCAGCGCCAGCGGATCGCCATCGCGCGGACCCTGGTGCAGCGCCCGGAGATCTACCTCTTCGACGACTCGTTCTCGGCGCTCGATTACGCCACGGACGCCGCGCTGCGCTCCGCGCTCGCGCGGGAGACCGCCGACGCCACGGTCGTGATCGTCGCCCAGCGGGTCTCCACCATCCGGGAAGCCGACCGCATCGTCGTCCTCGACGAGGGACGGGTCGTCGGGACCGGACGCCATCACGAACTGATGGCCGACAACGAGACGTACCGGGAGATCGTGCTCTCCCAGCTGACGGAGGCTGAGGCGGCATGA
- a CDS encoding FGGY family carbohydrate kinase has translation MGIVAGLDSSSAFTRIVVCDTDTGAVLRQGYAPHPVEPKATEVDPQAWLLSLGEAAAGGLLEGVQAIGVSAQQHGLLPLDGQGNLVRPALTGNDKRAQVAAADLVDGLGSREAWAQAVGCVPQAAQAVSKLRWLARDEPEAAQRTAGVLQAHDWLVWQLLGRPARRTTDRGAASGTGYWSAATGFYRPDLVELALGHQVALPEVLGPSDAAGTTPEGLLISAGTGETMAAAFGLGVGAGDAVVSLGASGSVMAVHHEALADPSGMITSFADATGMHLPVVHTSNAVRALRGTAQMLGVDDLAALSELALKSTPGASGLVLLPYLEGERTPQLPHAAGTLTGLRRESMKPEHLARAAFEGMLCSLADALDVLRRRGVEVRRVFLLGAAAELPAVQAAAPALFGTQVVVPQPAEYAALGAARQAAWALGVSRGTLAAHTPPAWQGASAQVFEPGEELAVGQAVRQQYIATRDEIHPGAFGQGA, from the coding sequence ATGGGGATAGTCGCCGGTCTTGACAGCTCTTCCGCCTTCACGCGCATCGTCGTCTGCGACACGGACACGGGCGCCGTGCTGCGCCAGGGGTACGCCCCTCATCCGGTCGAACCGAAAGCCACCGAGGTCGATCCGCAGGCATGGCTGCTGTCGCTCGGCGAGGCCGCGGCCGGCGGCCTCCTCGAAGGGGTCCAGGCCATCGGGGTCTCGGCCCAGCAGCACGGCCTCCTGCCGCTGGACGGCCAGGGCAATCTCGTACGGCCCGCGCTGACCGGCAACGACAAGCGGGCCCAGGTCGCCGCCGCCGATCTGGTGGACGGGCTCGGCAGCCGGGAGGCCTGGGCGCAGGCCGTGGGATGTGTGCCGCAGGCGGCCCAGGCCGTGTCCAAGCTGCGCTGGCTCGCGCGCGACGAGCCGGAGGCCGCCCAGCGCACCGCCGGTGTGCTCCAGGCCCACGACTGGCTGGTGTGGCAGTTGCTCGGCCGCCCCGCCCGGCGCACCACCGACCGCGGCGCCGCCTCCGGCACCGGCTACTGGTCGGCCGCCACCGGTTTCTACCGCCCCGATCTCGTCGAGCTCGCGCTCGGCCATCAGGTAGCGCTGCCCGAGGTGCTCGGGCCCTCCGACGCGGCCGGCACCACCCCCGAGGGGCTGCTGATCTCGGCCGGCACGGGCGAGACCATGGCGGCCGCGTTCGGGCTCGGGGTCGGCGCGGGCGACGCGGTGGTCTCGCTCGGCGCATCGGGTTCCGTGATGGCCGTGCACCACGAGGCGCTGGCCGACCCGAGCGGGATGATTACGTCGTTCGCCGACGCGACCGGCATGCATCTGCCGGTCGTGCATACGAGCAACGCCGTCCGTGCCCTGCGCGGAACGGCGCAGATGCTCGGCGTCGACGACCTCGCCGCGCTCAGCGAACTCGCCCTGAAGTCCACGCCCGGCGCGAGCGGCCTGGTCCTGCTGCCCTACCTCGAAGGCGAGCGGACCCCTCAGCTTCCGCACGCGGCGGGCACGTTGACGGGGCTGCGGCGCGAGTCGATGAAGCCCGAGCACCTGGCGCGGGCCGCCTTCGAGGGGATGCTCTGCTCGCTTGCCGACGCCCTGGACGTGCTGCGCCGGCGCGGGGTCGAGGTGCGGCGGGTGTTCCTGCTCGGCGCCGCGGCCGAACTGCCCGCCGTGCAGGCGGCCGCGCCGGCCCTCTTCGGCACACAGGTCGTCGTGCCGCAGCCCGCCGAGTACGCGGCGCTCGGCGCGGCCCGGCAGGCCGCCTGGGCCCTCGGCGTCTCCCGCGGCACGCTCGCCGCACACACGCCGCCGGCCTGGCAGGGGGCTTCGGCGCAGGTCTTCGAGCCCGGTGAGGAGCTGGCCGTGGGGCAGGCGGTGCGTCAGCAGTACATCGCGACGCGTGACGAGATCCACCCCGGTGCTTTCGGCCAGGGTGCTTGA
- a CDS encoding YtxH domain-containing protein: MRYRLTFVAGLALGYVLGTKAGRERYEQLKKSARQVAQNPAVRNTAESAAQTSRQVAGKALHAVSDKVGDRFGDKVPASVSGRMRSLRRRGQGTEDDWGTSNT, encoded by the coding sequence ATGCGATACCGGCTCACGTTCGTCGCCGGACTGGCCCTCGGATACGTGCTCGGCACCAAGGCCGGCCGCGAGCGCTACGAGCAGTTGAAGAAGTCCGCACGTCAGGTGGCGCAGAACCCCGCGGTGCGCAACACCGCCGAGTCGGCGGCGCAGACCTCGCGCCAGGTGGCCGGCAAGGCGCTGCACGCGGTGAGCGACAAGGTCGGCGACAGGTTCGGCGACAAGGTGCCCGCCTCCGTCTCGGGCCGGATGCGCTCGCTGCGCCGGCGCGGTCAGGGCACCGAGGACGACTGGGGCACCTCCAACACCTGA